The Hippocampus zosterae strain Florida chromosome 2, ASM2543408v3, whole genome shotgun sequence genome contains the following window.
CTATTAAAGCACTTGAATTCTTTTATTGGATTTTGAATATGCTGTGCACAGCCCTGCCCTTGGGCCACCTCACGGGTTCATAATTCTGAGCAATTATAAAACATTGTCAGTTAATAAATATATTCGTTCTAggtcatttatgtttttttgctCTTCAGGGCCTACTTATACTATTGCAGAACCTTCCCACAATCCACTGGGGTAACGAAGAGGTTGGCCTTCTTCTGGCTGAAGCGTACAGACTGAAGTACATGTTTGCAGATGCGCCTAGCCACTACAAGAGATAGGCTTCCTCTGTACAGAGCACACAGTACTTGTCTGTGAGCCTTCTGATCAGCCCACAAAAACAGTCCTGACAAACTGACTCCTCATGGTGAAGGTCACACTTGGACTCGATGGTGAATACGAAATGATGTTGCCATTCTTCTTTGCAATTTAACACTGGACTGTTACAGTATATAAGCACACACACCTGTCATCTTACTCCATTCATGGAGCTCTTGATTGTTTCTCTTGTTTATGTTTTcagaacattttaattttaaaggatggtgaatgtattttgtgtcaTCATTTTAAGATGGTgtacaaattatatttttactgattttttttaagttatcgTTTTAATAAGTACTAAATATTAGCTGTGAGCTAGAAAACTAGGACCGTGAAGTCTAATACATCAGAGTACCAGTAGTTAAACACTGTAAAGAGTTTTAAAATAGCATAATACCCCTGTCACtccaaacttttcttttgagATAAGTTTTATAAGCGGAATAGAAAATCGATGAATGGACGGTTACAATTATCTGCAATGCACAATCGGCTAATTAAAGAAAGAGGAATCTCAAGATTGGTAAATTTTGGAATTATGTACTTTGTGTAATTGCATTTACACGTATACAAGCTAAGAGAAGcggactattttattttttttaatacctgtaGGTGGTTAACTTGTGATTGTTAGGACCTCCTACTGCCTGAAGGAAAATGGAGACCAAAGGGCTAATGTAGCTTTAGCACTTATGTTTTAGTTGGTCTTTATGATTGATTACAACGTTGGTTTCAAATTGTCAATTTTGATATTTCAGTTGTGGTCATTAAACTACAACATATGGTTCCCAAACTCAAATAGGCCTACAGTATTATACTGGAATGTCAGATCCTAGAATTTTTGAGTTTCAAGCCACAGAGATATCATTGCTCATGTTTACATTGTTTTGGTCCCTTAGTAAATATTTGCCAAACATCTCTGTGGGAACAGCAGTACATCCATGCATATACTGACAGTTTCCAACTGTATTAGATCACATGACTTCCTATACAACCCTTGGCACAAATTAAGGAATCACCCGTCCTGGTGGACAAGCAAATCAGTCATTAATTTAGTACAAAAAAAGCTATTCATGGATGTTCCGCAAAACAAATGTTCTGTAACCGCCCACCCCCCACGCACACACttgccatttaaaaacaaaaaatcctgaCTGAGTACAACTTTCTTTAAACCTGAAGTGTGGCATTTTGAGTACAAATTGTTTTGCGAAACATTCGTGATAGGTCTTCAAAATTAAACATACAAATAATCGTCATCCAGGAGCAGTGGTTTCATAATTTTTGCCAGGATTTCTGCATTAgccctgttggcttttgagatcAGGGCACATGTTTAAGTAATTTAGTTGATCGTACTAAAGAGTACTGTGagtatttcaatttaattttgtcaaaGTACAGTCCTATTGTACTTGAATTAAGTCTGTGTAAGCAGTGTAACGCTGCTCCGAATATGTGACGCCGTAATGTACTGTACTCCTGTTGTTTATGGTGTTTCAAAAATGCCTTGTCATCAGTCCTGCTGctgctttcttttcatttgggcCAGGTGTTTCTTGTATctgcttttcaaaataatccAGGAGATTTGGGAATGAATGTAAATTGTTTGGtcgtttttcacattttcattgcagAAGATAATTCttacagcaaattttaatttgatttaacaGCTTCAAGCCTTTGGGACATTAATCTCTtaaatttggattttgtttcAACTAAAAAGTTGAGCAAGTAAATAGTGGTgatggatttattttctttttgttttgcttcatttttgtcaatgcaaaaaaattaatccctaCCAATGAATCTTATTCATTCAGGTACGCCCTCCCCAACCCCCGTCATGCCTCCCTTCAAGGGAGTTAATAGTTATCATtccatgatttatttttcttatttttgtctttatgaGGTGTTATTGTCTTGTCTACTTGCTGACCAAATCAACATGTGTTCATGAATGTCTGTTTCTGTTTCAATCAATGCCAAATCTTTAGTTGCAGGTGAATTCGCTGACTTTTACTTAAACCTTAAAAGACCAATTTAATTATTGCAGTATTTGCTGTAGTGTCCCTTGTTTATATTAAACGATTGATTTTAATTTCGGCAGTTTGCATTTATGTATTGATGGTATGGGTGATTACACAACTGGTAAATCAATAAAGGGTcacattaattattcattcattcattcatcttccgtaccgcttgatcctcattagggtcgcggggggtggggggggggggtgctggagcccatcccagccgtctccgggcagtagccgggggacgcccttaatcggttgccagccaatcgcagggcacacatagacgagcaaccatccacgctcacactcacacctagggacaatttagagcaggcatgtccaaagtccggcccgggggccaaatccggcccgtggtcgaatttcatccggccctcggcccctgtcataaaatcagtgccgtctggcccgcaggttgggcgcaatggaacacgtgttgcattgactgaggtctcgtagactggtgagtgatgtttcatatagtactgcttccctctagtggctaaatgagtaatagcattcactaaatgagtaatagcatttagacactagagggcatcactcacgagttaacaagacatcactccgtgtttatattgactgatttgtcatatttcaaatgatccttgcagttgtggatatgtgtattgcttgttcatttccccgttattcgagtcaaaggttttgtgactattgaaaagtcatggtgatacattttatgttttaaatcaatcaatttgcactcaggagacttctgtttaagaaaaagtcaagtgaataagcagttgcatgtgatatacctgtttcaaatgaaccaaaagaaattcttaagattgccgaaattaaaataaaaatggaaatgtgaaacagactggcttactaaaatttgttgaacaatattgttcaatgtaaagaatgtcagccaaggtcggctcCCCaatattttaccacataaaatctggcccccttggcaagaagtttggacacccctgatttagagtgttcactcagcctgccatgcatatttttggaatgtgggaggaaaccggagcacccggagaaaacccacgcaggcccggggagaacatgcaaactccacacaggaaggccggagctggattcgaacccggtacctctgcactgtgaagccgacgtgctaaccactggacctacCACGCCGCCGACATTAATTATATAAACAAAATAGCGTCCTGGCCCAGACGCCGGTCGGTTCGGAAGCAGTGACGTCACAGAAACCGTCCAGAGGAGTAACGCCCCCTCAAACTTTCATTTCATGTTTGCCGGAGCGTTAGCGTCGTTTTCGGTCGCCGAAGACGTGTTTATTTCATATATCAAACAGGGTCAACGTGTTTTCTTGCGGACTGTTCAGCTGTGCAACCACGCGTGTTTTGGCTAGTAAGGTAAGTTTCATTTCATAGTAAATGCCGTTTATTCTCAACATATCTGCCTAGATAGCGTTAGCCACACGCTAGTGGTAGCAAAGTGACCAGACGAGCGGTCTTGAAAACCGGGTTTGGCTCGACTTGTGAACTCGTATTTCTTGCATTGCAGATTTTAAGACTTGAAATAAATAATGTCAtgtggaagaggaagaagctAGAAAGTTTGGTGAGCACCGTATACTAAGATCAGGTGCAACTTAGTTGATGTCATTAATACTGTGGCTACTTACATGATGTTTGTTTAATTCAGAGTTTCTAAGAGAACGTCTTTGTCAAGATTATATGTCTGACTTTGTATTCACACCAGGTGTGCGGATGGAGTCGCACAAGGGCTCCGAAGTTGTTCAGCAGCAAAAAGACAGAGGCCAGACTTGTTCCCCCAGACTGACACAGTTCTGTTCAACAACCGTCTGCATAGAGGCAAGACAACAACGCCAGAAGACAAACCTCAGATCGGATCTGATCATGTTGGCGATTCACTAATCCTGTTCAAAAAACAGATTATGAGTGGTCCTTCGGGCAGCATGGTTTTCAGGCATACATCTAAGATGTGCATGCACAGGAAAGAGAAGCACAACATAAAATTGCGTACAAAGAGAACATCAGTGAGTGAAACTCCGCCTACAGCAGGCAAGCGCAGACGGAAAAGTGCCTATCCATGCAAAATATGCGGTAGGCTCTTCCTCCATCATCTGTCTCTGAATGCACATTACACTGCGACTGCATGTCTTAGTGCAATCAAAAAAGGTCAGGGCACAGGAACCGACACGAAAACTACCAAGTTACGAGAGCACAGGCCATACAATAAAGTTAAAGGCAGTCTTGCTCAGGGCAAGACTGTGCGGGCCGGTCCAGGGAGGCCTaaacaggaggaagaggaggacgatgTGGACATAGAAGGAGAGTTCCCATGTCCCACCTGCACGGAGGTTTTTTCTCTGCAGTCACAGCTGAGGCAGCACGTGGAGCTCCATGACACATCTATGGTGAGAAGAGAGTGCAGTGTGTGCACAGAGAAGATGGACACCTTCGAGCGGCCGGCGTCAAGGAGGCAACGCTTCTATCACTGTGTACCCTGTCAGGAGGGCTTCTCATCACTGGACTCCTTCCTTGAGCACTGTCAGGAGCACCTGCAAGCCAGGGATGAAGAGGATGGCTGAGGCATGGAGGGCTCCAAATATTAGGCCAGCAGGAACTGAGGAACTGGACGTAGAATGACGAGTGGGAAGTCCACTTgcatatatttttgttcagcAAGGTAACCCTTGCCTGTAAGGGTTAGCCCACATATACAATAAGGCACCAGAGATTTGGTATTCtgctacattttatgttttcataAGTGATTCTGATAGGGGCACTAAAGGCACTTCCATTGTGATATTGACCCATTGCATTGATGATCAGCTATTTTGAAGAATGTGTCAGTTACTTCTCATGTTGAATGTACATTATTGGTCGCTCACTGGTCTGTGTATCCCCACAAATCTCGGATAGGTTTGGGGCCGTTTTAGTTGAAGATGTACAAACCCCAGGAAAAATGGCACCTTAATTGTTTGGTTAGATGATGGAGCCTTCCATATTCAATATTTCTATCTATATTTTACAAATCACTCAGTGGTGTACATTTGTATCTGGCTCTGCAGACTGTCAGTCCCACCACATGTGTGATTTGGTGTTTTGAATGtgactgtgtttttttccccctctcagctactgttttcattttattgcatgTTTTCTAATAAACCTTGATTTTACCTCAGACTCCGTGTGCTATGTATGTAGAATTAAGAATGGAATAGCCGCTGAATGTTaacaaatatatacacacacacccacacatccattttcgaatccgtttatcccagctgtcttcaggcagtaggcagggtacaccgtGAACTCCTCGTCAGCCTGTCacggggcacacatagacaaacaactgcTAAcagtcacaccaagggacaatttagagtgttccgttaacctgccatgcatggttttgaaatgtgggaggcaaccggagtgcccggagaaaatccacgcaggcacggggagaatatgcaaactccatacaggaaggaaggccggagctggaatcaaaccctgcacctctgcactgtcggGCAGACTTGCTCATCAGTTGTCTACTGTACTTGATATAAATCAATCGACATTTACATAGTAACCCCGCCCCCCATCTATGAATGAGCAAATGGCCCGTCAGTTCATAACTATTGTGGCCATGGGCACAAATAGTACTGGACAGGAAATTGATTCCCCCCAGGCCGTTGCAGATTTCTCCACTTTCGCTATGTAAAGTGATGTAAATGTCTggcaaaataagataagataagataagatatcctttattcgtcccacactggggaaatttacagcctccagcagcaagaatgtatgtagaaagcagaaagagaaaaaaacatcaaacatctttcaattaaatacaatatgaacacaatggataaatctcagtactatttacaattttctttcacataatttaattattattatgattgttattttttattcatcagcctgacagcagtcggtaggaacgagcgtcggtatctctccttgcagcgcgggtgtaacagtctctggctgaaggagctaccaagtgctgtcagggcgggctggagggggtgggagggactggccatcatagcttttagcttagttagcatccttctgttgcccacctcctccagagtgtcaagggagcaacccaggacagaactggccttcctgaccagtcgctccagtctctttctgtcccgggccgagatgctgcctaaCCAGCAGACAAATAAAActtagattaaatatttctaTAAACTTCCCCGCCCCTCGAGTTCCAAAATCTCTTCTATCCCGTAAGTGTGGCCCTTGAGGACAAACGCTTACCACCGCTGGATTGTGGCGTAATGTGTAATGGTTATTGCAGTCCAAAAGGGGGCAGTACTTCAAATTTGATTTGTATTACTTAGACGAGGAAATAACAGATTGTCTTCCGGTTGTAAGTGCACATTTTGCCGGTCTAAAACGAAAAGGCCACGATTCTTTGTCGACTGTTGAGACACGAAAGACAAAATGAGCAAAGCACACCCTCCTGAGCTGAAAAAGTAAGTACTATGTTCAAAGCAGGTTTTGTGTTTCATTCGTCTTTTGAATAGAAGTTTGTATTCGTCTAAAATGACCGCGACGCAAGAGCGCCATTTCAAATATAGCTACCGAGATAAAGCCAATGTGTGTTAGCTTGTATTAGCTTACACTGTATATCTTCGCTGGGCATGTGTAATACACCCGAATAACCCTTGCGTCTTGTACCTGAACtaaaattttctttctttcattagGTTCATGGACAAGAAACTTTCACGTGAGTCCGCCTCGTTGATTTTATTACACTCGACTTTGCTGTCAAACAATTTTGTCTCCGGAGTTCTTTTTCAGAGTGGCGTTCGTTCGTTGGggcctcattcactcccaaagacatgtcttttcacactccacacttttcaaccccagatacttattttctttttcaaattttccaagatttagggttaaaaaaattgggtctagaattggctggtactgaatgagttaaacacttCTTGGTttgcggtgaaaaaaaaccacataaaATTTAACATGAATACATAGTATGGCAGGGTGAAGAAGCCTCAAATTAAAATCTTATTTTTTctgtcagcaaaaaaataacGGGCAGTGTGACTTACAGTACCTTTGGAATTTCATACATTTCTGCATAAAGTGGTCATAACATGGTCCTCAGCTAaatcaaaagaataaaaagtctGCATAAATTGATgacacagttttatttttttccatcgtaaaaaaaaaataacatgtaaaCATTTCCAGGACA
Protein-coding sequences here:
- the si:ch211-148l7.4 gene encoding zinc finger protein 879, which codes for MSGPSGSMVFRHTSKMCMHRKEKHNIKLRTKRTSVSETPPTAGKRRRKSAYPCKICGRLFLHHLSLNAHYTATACLSAIKKGQGTGTDTKTTKLREHRPYNKVKGSLAQGKTVRAGPGRPKQEEEEDDVDIEGEFPCPTCTEVFSLQSQLRQHVELHDTSMVRRECSVCTEKMDTFERPASRRQRFYHCVPCQEGFSSLDSFLEHCQEHLQARDEEDG